In Ruminiclostridium papyrosolvens DSM 2782, the following proteins share a genomic window:
- the ccsA gene encoding cytochrome c biogenesis protein CcsA has product MNFLGTWMLRFAFTCGLISLLLIAFKNEKEENKNLGILTGIVASSGVLLSSLFLLYSLVSGNYSVEYVYHNTEKSLPLIYKISAFWSGSSGSMLFWTSVLAVLLIVVCFRNKEKSSTKTISGVLLFVMTLFMFVVTFIKNPFKQVSSQSDGFGLNPALQSLGMVFHPPVIIIAFSFFFIAFGYQLFDIRKNTEEHVNITWKWAMWGWILLTFGIVTGGIWAYTELGWGGYWAWDPIENSSLVNWLFATTFLHGLRREGNNNKRMNFLLIFLTSFTILVGTYIARSGVLESVHAYSSRGVTVVFGVVLLALVLLFIFYYFKIRKAHGKDVINNSGEAAPKKLLPNIIKPGNLFTAISIITAVLIFGGTTFPLFGGLFIKNPSAAPISFYQYVFGIYGILMLLFLSINPSIFSRKMLLIPGAVCGLTVLGLMLFLSDYGLLTKLSLAVCTMLAVNLIINVVINYKKLILNPKKMAVLLLHAALILMAVGFAGSMGMLQSTDKTLEKGSTMVFGEYEVKYRNLFWKEETGKTTAVSVLGVSGPAGKFQLKPELSYYQKMKTSHSRAVIKSGLKEDLYIIFEGIDEKDNISLKVKVVKWVNLVWAGSILLIVFTILYYVFENKKTKIVIKNNLEQEV; this is encoded by the coding sequence ATGAACTTTTTGGGTACATGGATGCTGCGATTTGCTTTTACATGTGGTCTTATATCGTTATTGCTCATTGCCTTTAAAAATGAAAAAGAGGAAAACAAAAATCTGGGAATTCTGACAGGTATAGTTGCAAGCTCTGGAGTTCTGTTATCTTCACTTTTTTTGCTTTATTCGCTTGTAAGCGGGAACTATTCAGTTGAGTATGTATATCATAATACAGAAAAATCACTTCCATTAATATATAAAATTTCGGCGTTCTGGTCTGGCAGCTCAGGTTCGATGCTTTTTTGGACTTCTGTACTGGCGGTACTTCTTATAGTTGTCTGTTTCAGGAACAAAGAAAAAAGCTCAACAAAAACCATCAGCGGTGTTTTATTATTTGTTATGACACTTTTTATGTTTGTAGTAACCTTTATAAAAAACCCATTTAAACAGGTTTCGTCACAAAGCGACGGGTTTGGTCTTAATCCTGCCCTCCAAAGTCTGGGTATGGTCTTTCATCCCCCTGTTATAATTATTGCCTTTTCTTTCTTCTTCATTGCTTTTGGATATCAATTATTTGATATCAGAAAAAACACTGAAGAACACGTAAATATTACATGGAAATGGGCTATGTGGGGCTGGATTCTTCTTACCTTTGGAATTGTTACCGGGGGCATTTGGGCATATACCGAGCTTGGCTGGGGAGGTTATTGGGCATGGGACCCCATAGAGAATTCATCTCTGGTTAACTGGTTATTTGCAACAACTTTTCTTCATGGTTTGCGAAGAGAAGGTAATAACAATAAAAGAATGAATTTTCTTTTGATTTTTTTAACTTCATTTACCATACTTGTGGGTACCTACATTGCAAGAAGCGGTGTATTGGAATCGGTACATGCTTACAGCAGCCGTGGTGTCACCGTGGTTTTCGGAGTGGTATTACTGGCCCTGGTCCTGCTTTTTATTTTCTATTACTTCAAAATTAGAAAAGCACATGGAAAGGACGTAATAAATAACTCCGGTGAAGCAGCACCTAAAAAGCTGCTTCCAAATATAATTAAACCCGGCAACTTGTTTACTGCAATAAGCATTATAACAGCTGTTTTAATTTTTGGCGGTACAACCTTCCCTTTGTTTGGAGGACTGTTTATCAAAAATCCATCGGCTGCACCCATAAGTTTTTACCAGTACGTATTCGGAATATATGGTATTCTGATGCTTTTATTTCTTTCAATTAATCCAAGTATTTTTTCTAGAAAAATGCTTTTGATTCCCGGCGCCGTATGTGGCTTAACAGTATTGGGACTAATGCTATTTCTTTCTGATTACGGCTTACTTACAAAATTGTCTCTGGCAGTTTGTACTATGCTGGCAGTAAATTTGATTATAAACGTTGTAATAAACTATAAAAAGCTTATATTGAATCCGAAAAAAATGGCAGTTCTATTACTACATGCCGCATTGATATTAATGGCAGTTGGCTTTGCAGGGTCCATGGGAATGCTTCAATCTACGGATAAGACTCTGGAAAAGGGAAGCACCATGGTTTTCGGAGAATATGAAGTGAAATACAGAAACCTCTTTTGGAAAGAAGAAACAGGAAAAACTACCGCTGTTTCCGTTTTGGGGGTCAGTGGCCCTGCCGGAAAATTCCAGTTAAAGCCGGAACTTTCGTATTATCAAAAAATGAAAACCTCTCACTCCAGAGCAGTAATAAAATCAGGATTGAAAGAAGATTTATACATAATTTTCGAAGGTATAGACGAGAAGGACAATATATCCTTAAAAGTTAAGGTAGTAAAATGGGTTAACCTTGTATGGGCCGGAAGCATTTTATTGATTGTATTCACGATTCTGTATTACGTTTTTGAAAATAAAAAAACAAAAATAGTAATAAAAAATAATTTAGAACAGGAGGTTTGA
- a CDS encoding substrate-binding domain-containing protein, with protein MNDNSALTPQEVADILKIAKNTVYELIKRGELNSYRVGKKIRVDLKDVDEYRNKTKSVKSTNQPDSFTVNNKLNSFSEEELVRNNGFVICGQDILLDILSRYLQLHPNGIQALRSYVGSYNGLYALYQGNVQMATAHLWDGDTGQYNIPFVRRMLPGVPAVIIHLACRLQGFYVAKGNPKGIKGWEDLKRKELTIINREKGSGTRVLLDEHLRKLGISAKNIKGYERESTSHLAIASTVARGGADIGIGNEKSGLQVKGIDFIPLQSERYELVIKKEDIEKAPYQAVLEILRSQEFKMELEGIGGYDLTDIGKIVDET; from the coding sequence ATGAATGACAATTCAGCATTAACACCTCAGGAAGTCGCAGATATATTGAAAATAGCCAAAAATACCGTTTATGAATTAATCAAACGAGGAGAATTGAACTCCTATAGAGTAGGTAAAAAAATAAGAGTCGATTTAAAAGATGTTGATGAATATAGAAATAAAACAAAGAGTGTAAAAAGCACCAATCAGCCTGATAGTTTTACAGTGAATAATAAATTAAACTCTTTTTCAGAGGAAGAATTGGTTAGAAACAACGGCTTTGTAATATGCGGACAAGATATTCTTCTTGATATCCTTTCCAGATATCTGCAATTGCATCCTAATGGTATACAGGCACTCCGTTCATATGTAGGAAGCTATAATGGCCTTTATGCCTTATACCAAGGCAACGTTCAAATGGCCACAGCACACTTATGGGATGGAGATACCGGACAATACAACATACCTTTTGTCAGGAGAATGCTGCCGGGTGTTCCCGCAGTAATTATTCATCTTGCCTGTCGACTCCAAGGCTTTTATGTGGCAAAAGGAAATCCTAAAGGTATAAAAGGCTGGGAAGATTTGAAGAGAAAGGAATTAACTATAATAAATCGTGAGAAAGGCAGCGGAACCAGAGTTCTTTTAGATGAGCATCTGAGAAAGCTCGGTATTTCTGCAAAGAATATAAAAGGTTACGAACGGGAAAGCACTTCTCACCTTGCCATAGCCAGTACAGTTGCCCGTGGAGGCGCAGATATTGGTATCGGTAATGAGAAATCCGGTCTGCAAGTAAAAGGTATTGATTTTATACCTCTTCAATCAGAGAGGTATGAGCTTGTTATTAAAAAGGAAGATATAGAAAAAGCACCTTATCAAGCTGTTCTTGAAATTCTGCGTTCTCAGGAATTCAAAATGGAACTGGAAGGAATCGGCGGTTATGACCTTACGGATATAGGCAAAATTGTAGATGAGACATAA
- a CDS encoding ABC transporter substrate-binding protein → MKYKLFNTPVTRNRILSLLISVGIIFSLTSCGNKNVNEHPTALENSSSSGNRIFTDTAGRTLTIPENIKKVYSLSPVGNIMMYTLAPEKIAGLSSKVEKDDKRFLMQSYNELPVLSGNFGQSNTMNTEEILKIKPDVIINMGNVDHTTIEGAQKIQEQLGIPVAVINFDLKTMGRAYEMLGELTGDKVRAKELGNYCTKVVNEINEAAAKIPDEKRVRVYYAEGDKGLQTDPKGSPHTEVLELVRGINVADVAMQKGYGRSNVSQEQLMKWNPDRIIVCIDAGTQKGNNPYQYIINDSTMKNLDAVKNKKVSAVPYHPFNWFDRPPSANRIIGVKWLANLLYPDIFNYDIRKDTKEFYEKFYHIKLTDTDVDEILENAG, encoded by the coding sequence ATGAAATACAAGTTATTCAATACTCCAGTAACTAGAAATAGAATTTTGAGCCTGTTGATTTCAGTTGGCATTATTTTTAGCTTAACTTCATGTGGTAATAAGAATGTAAACGAGCATCCAACAGCATTAGAGAATAGCAGCTCTTCCGGAAACAGAATCTTTACAGATACTGCCGGAAGAACACTTACGATACCGGAAAATATCAAGAAGGTGTATTCTTTAAGCCCTGTAGGTAACATTATGATGTACACCTTAGCGCCTGAAAAAATTGCAGGGTTAAGCAGCAAGGTTGAGAAGGATGACAAAAGGTTTCTTATGCAAAGCTATAATGAACTCCCAGTACTAAGCGGAAATTTCGGGCAAAGCAATACCATGAATACGGAAGAAATTCTGAAAATTAAGCCAGATGTGATTATCAACATGGGAAATGTTGACCACACAACAATTGAGGGCGCACAAAAAATACAGGAACAACTGGGTATACCTGTTGCAGTTATAAATTTTGACTTAAAAACCATGGGCAGAGCATATGAAATGCTTGGAGAGCTTACAGGAGATAAAGTAAGAGCAAAGGAGCTCGGGAATTATTGTACAAAGGTAGTAAATGAGATAAATGAGGCTGCAGCAAAAATTCCTGATGAAAAAAGAGTACGGGTTTATTATGCGGAGGGAGATAAGGGATTGCAGACAGACCCCAAAGGGTCTCCCCATACAGAGGTGCTGGAGTTGGTGCGAGGTATAAATGTTGCTGATGTAGCAATGCAGAAGGGCTACGGACGTTCGAACGTTTCCCAAGAGCAGCTTATGAAGTGGAATCCCGACAGAATTATTGTGTGCATTGATGCCGGAACGCAAAAAGGAAACAATCCATATCAATACATAATAAATGACAGTACAATGAAAAATCTTGATGCAGTTAAAAACAAAAAAGTGTCTGCCGTACCCTACCATCCTTTTAATTGGTTTGACAGGCCTCCATCAGCCAATCGCATCATTGGAGTTAAGTGGCTTGCGAACCTACTGTATCCTGATATTTTCAATTACGATATCAGGAAGGACACAAAGGAGTTTTATGAAAAGTTTTACCACATAAAACTCACGGACACAGATGTAGATGAAATATTGGAGAATGCAGGGTAA
- a CDS encoding class I SAM-dependent methyltransferase: protein MQSKAYEFDEIANGPFLPIYSVIAQQIIEKTGIKAGTCLDIGSGGGHLGLSLAQITEMKVILLDKAGDALTIANNRAGNWGLSNRTTTVLGDVQRMPLEDGTIDLCVSRGSVWFWEDQKKGFEEINRVLAAGGIAYVGGGFGNLKLKEQVDKKMKERDSEWPKRREKFVEGNNIGHFTEILQQTGISNFEITDDEKGIWVIFQKARNVE, encoded by the coding sequence ATGCAAAGTAAAGCTTATGAATTTGATGAAATTGCAAACGGACCGTTTTTACCGATATATTCCGTTATTGCACAGCAAATTATTGAAAAGACAGGTATAAAGGCTGGCACATGTCTTGACATCGGCAGCGGAGGGGGACATTTAGGACTTTCATTGGCACAAATTACAGAGATGAAGGTTATCCTTCTGGACAAAGCGGGAGATGCACTTACCATAGCAAATAATAGAGCGGGTAACTGGGGACTGTCAAATCGAACGACTACAGTACTTGGTGATGTACAAAGAATGCCCTTGGAGGATGGAACCATAGATTTGTGTGTCAGCAGAGGTTCGGTTTGGTTTTGGGAAGACCAGAAAAAGGGGTTTGAAGAGATTAATAGAGTACTTGCTGCGGGTGGTATAGCATATGTTGGCGGGGGATTTGGCAACCTGAAACTGAAAGAGCAGGTTGATAAAAAGATGAAAGAACGTGACAGCGAATGGCCCAAAAGAAGGGAAAAATTCGTTGAGGGTAATAACATAGGCCATTTTACTGAAATATTACAACAAACAGGTATATCGAATTTTGAAATAACAGATGATGAAAAGGGCATATGGGTAATTTTCCAGAAGGCAAGGAATGTGGAGTGA